In Mycolicibacterium phocaicum, one DNA window encodes the following:
- a CDS encoding Rv3654c family TadE-like protein, with translation MRDDRGAATVFAVALIVVLIGVLTGAAAVGAAVIGRHQAQSAADLAALAAAGALAAGPGQSCSRAAAVAEAMDSRVGHCAVERLDVVVDVEVPVRFGRWHLGDAHGRARAGPG, from the coding sequence GTGCGTGACGACCGGGGTGCGGCGACGGTGTTCGCGGTCGCGCTCATCGTGGTGCTCATCGGGGTCCTGACCGGCGCGGCCGCGGTCGGCGCCGCGGTGATCGGTCGGCATCAGGCGCAGTCAGCGGCCGACCTGGCCGCACTGGCCGCCGCGGGCGCATTGGCCGCCGGACCAGGCCAGTCCTGTAGCCGGGCGGCTGCCGTCGCCGAAGCCATGGACAGCCGGGTTGGTCACTGCGCCGTGGAGCGGCTGGATGTGGTGGTCGACGTGGAGGTGCCGGTGCGATTCGGGCGCTGGCACCTGGGCGACGCGCACGGCCGGGCCCGCGCCGGGCCAGGCTGA
- a CDS encoding type II secretion system F family protein yields MSPALLLALAVLVAPPAGGAGRLGHRKRLVRSGPRLLWPVAAVAAVVALVVLPMPVMLAGSAVVGTAGLRWRRSRQAALRAREAQTLQGALGILVGELRAGAHPVAAFDAAAHEVGGPVSAALGEVAARARLGADVSAGLRAVAGSSALPAHWQRLAVYWQLALDHGLAIAPLMRAAERDVVARERFSSRIRAGMAGARTTAAVLSGLPALGIVLGQLIGAHPVRFLLGDGAAVLTIGVVLCCLGLLWSDRIIARAQR; encoded by the coding sequence GTGAGTCCCGCGCTGCTGCTGGCACTGGCCGTGCTGGTCGCGCCACCGGCGGGCGGCGCCGGGCGCCTCGGGCACAGAAAACGGTTGGTGCGATCTGGACCTCGCCTGCTCTGGCCGGTGGCGGCAGTGGCCGCCGTGGTGGCGCTCGTCGTCCTGCCGATGCCGGTGATGCTGGCCGGCTCGGCCGTGGTCGGCACCGCGGGGCTCCGGTGGCGGCGCTCGCGGCAGGCCGCGCTGCGCGCCCGGGAAGCTCAGACGCTGCAGGGCGCACTCGGCATCCTGGTCGGGGAACTGCGTGCCGGGGCGCATCCGGTCGCGGCGTTCGATGCCGCGGCTCATGAGGTCGGCGGACCGGTGTCCGCGGCGTTGGGCGAGGTCGCGGCGCGGGCCCGCCTGGGCGCCGATGTCTCTGCCGGTCTGCGTGCCGTCGCGGGATCGTCGGCGCTGCCCGCCCATTGGCAGCGGCTGGCGGTGTACTGGCAACTGGCGCTCGACCATGGCTTGGCCATCGCCCCGCTGATGCGCGCCGCCGAACGTGACGTCGTTGCGCGCGAACGTTTCTCCTCGCGGATCAGGGCGGGGATGGCCGGGGCCCGCACGACGGCGGCCGTGCTGTCCGGGCTGCCCGCACTCGGAATTGTCTTGGGACAGTTGATCGGTGCGCATCCCGTGCGCTTCCTGCTGGGTGACGGCGCGGCGGTGCTGACGATCGGTGTGGTGCTGTGCTGCCTCGGGCTGCTGTGGTCGGACCGGATCATCGCGCGGGCACAGCGATGA
- a CDS encoding PAS domain-containing protein: MTDDWLLVETLGAEPAVVALGQQTQDMVPISTFLRRNASLMAIQSAIGETVRAGLPLTSITPKSDRVIRTEVVQMTDGRIHGVHVWVGAPDADPPDRMIPGPLKWDLTGGIATDTMESLANSGLNPAAEATHGRAFADDLQTRKLNPNEARVISAVLKPEPGQTFTSTWEMTDFRGRPISVGFAARVLNEPDEDDQDRLICRAMNWRGVRENSSANPLDRAQQIAGGRAVPGVYRALVDLNTWKLIKWVDEPCPLFDWSADATSETVVHPNEIAEMAAMTVEFGSGPTSRVLRLRANDGGWVPIHVTAHRLQVADDTFAGLLSLRLPTYGELVAAGDRLNDDLPES; this comes from the coding sequence ATGACGGACGACTGGCTCCTCGTCGAGACCCTCGGCGCCGAACCTGCCGTCGTCGCGTTGGGGCAGCAAACCCAGGACATGGTTCCCATCAGCACTTTCCTGCGGCGCAACGCGAGCCTGATGGCCATCCAGTCGGCCATCGGGGAAACCGTGCGCGCCGGCCTGCCGCTGACGAGCATCACGCCCAAGAGCGACCGGGTGATCCGGACCGAAGTGGTGCAGATGACCGACGGCCGCATCCACGGCGTCCACGTCTGGGTCGGCGCGCCCGATGCCGACCCGCCGGACCGGATGATCCCCGGCCCGCTGAAGTGGGACCTGACGGGCGGCATCGCGACCGACACCATGGAGTCCCTGGCCAACAGCGGCCTCAACCCGGCGGCCGAGGCCACCCACGGCCGCGCCTTCGCCGACGATCTGCAGACCCGCAAGCTCAACCCGAACGAGGCCCGGGTCATCTCCGCCGTGCTCAAACCCGAGCCCGGCCAAACCTTCACCAGCACTTGGGAAATGACCGACTTCCGGGGCCGCCCCATCAGCGTCGGATTCGCCGCGCGGGTCCTGAACGAGCCCGACGAGGACGACCAGGACCGGCTGATCTGCCGGGCGATGAACTGGCGCGGCGTCCGCGAAAATTCGTCGGCCAACCCGCTCGACCGGGCACAGCAGATCGCGGGCGGGCGGGCCGTTCCCGGTGTGTACCGGGCCTTGGTGGACCTGAACACCTGGAAGCTCATCAAGTGGGTCGACGAGCCCTGTCCGCTCTTCGACTGGAGCGCCGACGCGACGTCCGAGACAGTGGTGCACCCGAACGAGATCGCCGAGATGGCGGCCATGACGGTCGAATTCGGCAGCGGACCGACGTCGCGGGTGCTCCGGTTGCGCGCCAATGACGGCGGGTGGGTGCCGATTCACGTCACCGCACACCGGCTCCAGGTCGCCGACGACACCTTCGCCGGTCTGCTGTCGCTGCGACTGCCGACCTACGGCGAGCTCGTGGCGGCCGGGGACCGGCTGAACGACGACCTGCCGGAATCCTGA
- the ssd gene encoding septum site-determining protein Ssd, whose translation MTTNGALALIADAGLRDEIERIAAAAGIRVVYAAEPSGRKAWVGAAAVVLDVAAARRCRELGMPRRPAVFLIATDTPGSREFEAAMVIGAQEVITLPGGESALVGVLADAAAGESDGRRGAVVAVIGGRGGGGASVFAIALAQAAGEPDHECLLVDVDAWSGGIDLALGAECDAGLRWPDLAAAGGRLSYPALRDALPRRRGVVVLSTGRTGVELRPTALAAVVEAGSRAGATVICDVPRQSSAAAETVLAAADLVVVVAPAEVRACAATRVVADWVTAVNPNVGLVVRGPAPGGLRAAEMATILGLPLLAAMRAESNLDGALERGGLGRSLRSRSPLAVAARRVLTVLGRQPGEAA comes from the coding sequence ATGACGACGAACGGGGCCCTGGCGTTGATCGCCGACGCCGGACTGCGCGACGAGATCGAACGCATCGCCGCGGCGGCGGGGATCAGAGTGGTGTACGCGGCGGAGCCCTCCGGCCGGAAGGCATGGGTCGGTGCCGCGGCAGTGGTGCTCGACGTCGCGGCAGCGCGGCGCTGCCGAGAGCTCGGGATGCCGCGACGGCCCGCCGTGTTCTTGATCGCGACCGATACGCCCGGCTCCCGCGAGTTCGAGGCCGCGATGGTGATCGGTGCACAGGAGGTCATCACCCTGCCCGGCGGGGAGTCGGCTCTGGTCGGTGTCCTGGCGGATGCCGCAGCCGGCGAATCCGACGGGCGCCGCGGCGCCGTGGTCGCCGTCATCGGCGGACGTGGCGGCGGCGGCGCGTCGGTGTTCGCGATCGCCTTGGCGCAGGCCGCGGGAGAACCGGACCATGAGTGCCTGCTCGTCGACGTCGACGCCTGGAGCGGCGGTATCGATCTCGCCCTCGGTGCCGAGTGCGATGCCGGCCTGCGCTGGCCGGACCTGGCGGCGGCAGGGGGACGGCTCAGCTATCCGGCCCTGCGCGATGCGCTCCCGCGCCGGCGCGGGGTGGTGGTGCTGTCGACGGGCCGCACCGGCGTCGAGCTGAGGCCGACGGCGCTCGCGGCGGTCGTCGAGGCCGGAAGCCGCGCCGGCGCAACCGTCATCTGCGATGTGCCACGACAGTCTTCCGCTGCCGCCGAGACCGTCCTGGCTGCAGCCGATCTGGTGGTCGTGGTGGCGCCGGCAGAGGTGCGGGCCTGCGCCGCGACCCGGGTCGTGGCCGACTGGGTGACGGCCGTCAACCCGAACGTCGGCCTGGTGGTGCGGGGTCCTGCGCCCGGCGGGCTGCGCGCCGCGGAGATGGCGACGATCCTCGGGCTGCCGCTGCTGGCGGCCATGCGGGCCGAGAGCAACCTCGACGGCGCGCTCGAGCGGGGCGGTCTCGGCCGGAGTCTGCGGAGCCGGTCACCGCTGGCCGTGGCCGCCCGCCGCGTACTCACGGTGCTGGGCCGACAGCCCGGGGAGGCGGCGTGA
- a CDS encoding Fic family protein → MAAPDPLAPLAELPGVAEAGDEAREALGRAHRHKVNLRGWPATAAEASMRAARASSVLDGGSLSFSKDGEAPAKGERADAVLAGALRVAEALEGGATALVGVWQRAPLQAIARLHSLAAADLTDPDQLGRPRTDDPDVGRRLELLGEIVGGGSRVPATVLAAVAHGELLSLAPFGVADGVVARAVSRLITMSSGLDPHGLGVPEMYWMRQVGEYRAAARGFASGTADGLTAWLICSSRALHSGAREALSIAQASAK, encoded by the coding sequence GTGGCTGCACCTGACCCGCTGGCTCCTTTGGCCGAACTCCCCGGCGTGGCCGAGGCCGGAGACGAGGCTCGTGAAGCGCTCGGCAGGGCCCACCGGCACAAGGTGAACCTGCGCGGTTGGCCCGCCACCGCGGCCGAGGCGTCGATGCGGGCCGCCCGGGCGTCGTCGGTGCTCGACGGCGGCTCCCTGAGTTTCAGTAAGGACGGCGAGGCGCCGGCCAAAGGTGAGCGCGCCGACGCGGTGCTGGCCGGCGCGCTGCGTGTGGCCGAGGCGCTCGAAGGTGGTGCGACGGCGCTCGTCGGCGTCTGGCAGCGGGCGCCGCTACAGGCGATCGCCCGGCTGCACTCCCTGGCGGCCGCGGATCTGACGGACCCGGACCAGCTCGGCCGGCCCCGCACCGATGATCCGGACGTGGGCCGGCGCCTGGAGCTGCTCGGCGAGATCGTGGGCGGTGGGAGCCGGGTGCCGGCGACGGTGCTCGCGGCCGTCGCTCATGGCGAACTCCTGAGCCTGGCTCCATTCGGGGTGGCCGACGGTGTGGTGGCGCGCGCGGTGTCCCGGCTGATCACCATGTCGAGTGGTCTCGACCCGCACGGCCTCGGCGTTCCCGAGATGTACTGGATGCGTCAGGTCGGCGAATACCGTGCCGCGGCACGGGGCTTCGCGTCGGGCACGGCCGACGGGCTGACGGCGTGGTTGATCTGCAGCAGTCGTGCGCTGCATTCCGGAGCTCGTGAGGCGCTGTCGATTGCGCAGGCTTCGGCCAAGTAG
- a CDS encoding DUF4244 domain-containing protein, producing MKMTSFRALEARATLLLADESGMSTVEYAIGTVAAAAFGAILYTVVTGDSIVSALTNIISRALTTNR from the coding sequence ATGAAAATGACCAGCTTTCGCGCGCTCGAAGCTCGAGCGACCCTGCTGCTGGCCGATGAGAGCGGAATGTCGACGGTGGAGTACGCCATCGGCACCGTGGCTGCCGCGGCGTTCGGCGCCATCCTCTACACGGTGGTCACGGGGGATTCGATCGTCAGCGCGCTGACCAACATCATCTCGCGTGCTCTCACCACCAACCGATGA
- a CDS encoding TadE family type IV pilus minor pilin, with protein sequence MLSPPTDDRGGVTVEAAFAVAALVVVAVLGVGGLAAVSAQVRCIDAAREAARLAARGDDSAAVDTARRTGPDGASIEVRRDGGRIVARVRVRAPLVPGVTVGAEAVAAPEPGA encoded by the coding sequence GTGCTCTCACCACCAACCGATGACCGTGGCGGCGTCACGGTCGAGGCGGCGTTCGCGGTCGCCGCACTCGTGGTGGTCGCCGTCCTCGGTGTCGGTGGGCTGGCTGCGGTCTCGGCGCAGGTGCGCTGCATCGATGCGGCCCGGGAAGCGGCCCGGCTCGCGGCCCGTGGCGACGACAGTGCTGCCGTCGACACGGCCCGTCGCACCGGACCGGACGGGGCCTCGATCGAGGTGCGGCGCGACGGCGGGCGGATCGTCGCGCGGGTCCGCGTTCGGGCACCGCTGGTGCCCGGCGTCACGGTGGGGGCCGAGGCGGTGGCGGCACCCGAACCTGGTGCGTGA
- a CDS encoding HAD-IB family hydrolase, with protein MLGAVTASDPAAQTAAAPRQEAGSTGPVRTAAFFDLDKTVIAKSSTLAFSKPFFNQGLLNRQAVLKSTYAQFLFLMSGADHDQMDRMRSYLTNMCTGWDVEQVKSIVAETLHDIVDPLVFAEAANLIADHKLCGRDVVVVSASGEEIVAPIARELGANHSMATRMVVADGKYTGDVDFYCFAEGKVQAIEELAAREGYALEHCYAYSDSITDLPMLAAVGHPAVVNPDRALRKEAVARGWPVLTFTRPVSLRDRLPAPSGAAVATTLAVGASALAAGAVTYSLLRRLSF; from the coding sequence ATGCTTGGAGCCGTGACCGCATCCGATCCGGCCGCGCAGACCGCGGCCGCGCCGCGTCAGGAGGCCGGGTCGACCGGTCCGGTGCGCACCGCAGCCTTCTTCGATCTCGACAAAACGGTGATCGCCAAGTCCAGCACCCTCGCTTTTAGCAAACCTTTTTTCAACCAGGGACTGCTGAACCGGCAAGCTGTCCTCAAGTCCACCTATGCCCAGTTTCTGTTCCTGATGTCCGGTGCCGACCACGATCAGATGGACCGCATGCGGTCCTACCTGACGAACATGTGCACGGGCTGGGACGTCGAACAGGTCAAGTCGATCGTCGCCGAGACGCTGCACGACATCGTCGACCCACTGGTCTTCGCAGAAGCCGCCAACCTGATCGCCGACCACAAGCTGTGCGGCCGCGATGTCGTGGTGGTCTCGGCATCCGGTGAGGAGATCGTCGCGCCCATCGCCCGCGAACTCGGGGCCAATCATTCGATGGCCACACGCATGGTGGTCGCCGACGGCAAGTACACGGGCGACGTCGACTTCTACTGCTTCGCCGAAGGCAAGGTCCAGGCGATCGAGGAACTCGCGGCCCGCGAGGGCTACGCGCTGGAGCACTGCTACGCCTACTCGGACTCCATCACCGATCTGCCGATGCTCGCGGCCGTCGGTCACCCCGCAGTGGTCAACCCGGACCGCGCGCTGCGCAAGGAGGCCGTCGCCCGCGGCTGGCCGGTGCTGACCTTCACCCGTCCGGTCTCGCTGCGGGACCGGCTGCCGGCACCCTCGGGCGCCGCGGTGGCCACCACACTGGCCGTCGGCGCCAGCGCCCTCGCGGCCGGCGCCGTGACGTACTCGCTGCTCCGTCGACTGAGCTTCTGA
- a CDS encoding TadA family conjugal transfer-associated ATPase — MTSSLVDRVRERLAAQTSGALHPNAVAAAIRAESGGVLADSDVLAGMRLLQTELTGAGILEPLLRAPGTTDVLVSAPDEVWVDDGNGLRRSTIRFPDEDAVQRLAQRLALAIGRRLDDSQPWVDGHLGGIGGGLTVRLHAVLPPIAAAGTCLSLRVLRPATQDLAGLVESGAIAPPAVPLITDIVAARLAFLVSGGTGAGKTTMLSALLGAVDPAERIVCVEDAAELAPQHPHLVRLVARGANVEGVGEVTVRDLVRQALRMRPDRIVVGEVRGAEVVDLLAALNTGHEGGAGTVHANSPAEVPARMEALAAVGGLDRAALHSQLSAACQVVLHTARARDGRRHLSEIAVLRRAPDGTVTVVTAWHVDRGAGPGLPALGELLTARGRS, encoded by the coding sequence GTGACGTCGTCGTTGGTGGATCGGGTCCGGGAACGACTGGCCGCGCAGACCAGCGGTGCCCTGCACCCCAACGCGGTGGCTGCGGCCATCCGAGCTGAGTCCGGCGGCGTACTCGCCGACAGCGACGTACTGGCCGGCATGCGGCTGCTGCAGACCGAGCTGACCGGTGCCGGGATTCTGGAACCGCTCCTGCGGGCACCGGGCACCACCGACGTGCTGGTCAGCGCGCCCGACGAGGTGTGGGTCGACGACGGAAACGGGTTGCGCCGCAGCACGATCAGATTTCCGGATGAGGACGCGGTGCAGCGCCTGGCGCAACGGCTCGCGCTGGCGATCGGGCGCCGGCTCGACGATTCGCAACCCTGGGTCGACGGCCACCTCGGCGGTATCGGCGGTGGTCTGACCGTGCGGTTGCATGCCGTGCTGCCGCCGATCGCCGCCGCAGGTACCTGCCTCTCGCTGCGGGTGCTGCGGCCCGCGACGCAGGACCTGGCCGGACTCGTCGAATCCGGCGCCATCGCGCCGCCCGCCGTCCCGCTGATCACCGACATCGTCGCGGCGCGGCTGGCGTTCCTGGTCTCCGGCGGCACCGGTGCCGGGAAGACCACCATGTTGTCCGCGCTCCTCGGGGCCGTCGATCCCGCCGAGCGGATCGTCTGCGTCGAGGACGCCGCGGAGCTGGCGCCGCAACATCCGCACCTGGTCCGGCTGGTCGCGCGCGGCGCCAACGTCGAGGGCGTGGGCGAGGTGACGGTGCGTGACCTGGTTCGGCAGGCGCTGCGGATGCGCCCTGACCGGATCGTCGTCGGCGAGGTGCGCGGTGCGGAAGTCGTGGATCTGCTTGCCGCGCTCAACACCGGTCACGAGGGTGGGGCGGGGACGGTGCATGCGAACAGTCCCGCCGAGGTGCCCGCCCGCATGGAGGCGTTGGCAGCGGTCGGCGGATTGGACCGGGCGGCGCTGCATTCGCAACTGTCGGCCGCGTGCCAGGTGGTACTGCACACCGCGCGAGCCCGGGACGGGCGTCGGCACCTGAGTGAGATCGCGGTGCTGCGCCGCGCCCCGGACGGGACCGTGACGGTCGTGACCGCCTGGCACGTCGACCGCGGCGCGGGCCCTGGCCTGCCCGCGCTGGGTGAGCTGCTGACTGCGCGGGGCCGGTCGTGA
- a CDS encoding type II secretion system F family protein: protein MSAVPILLLAVAVLLIPGAAVHRIRPRPSDRSAPPAAPDDPLAVPSSLDVLAACLSAGMATGAAAAAAVPSAPADLASVLRRAAELLALGAAPASAWAEPGRGTDPHVIALLRLARRSASSGAAMAQGVAELAEQARADAGDAADAAAERANVLIAGPLGLCYLPAFVCLGIVPVVAGLAGDVFGSGVF from the coding sequence ATGAGCGCCGTGCCGATTCTGCTGCTCGCCGTGGCGGTCCTGCTGATCCCGGGCGCGGCGGTGCACCGAATCCGGCCCCGCCCGTCGGATCGGTCCGCGCCGCCCGCGGCGCCCGACGACCCGCTGGCGGTGCCGTCGAGCCTGGACGTGCTGGCGGCGTGCCTGTCGGCAGGCATGGCGACCGGCGCGGCGGCCGCGGCGGCGGTGCCGTCGGCACCGGCCGATCTGGCGAGCGTGCTGCGTCGCGCGGCCGAACTCCTGGCCCTGGGGGCGGCACCGGCGTCGGCCTGGGCAGAGCCGGGTCGCGGTACCGACCCGCACGTGATCGCGCTGCTGCGGCTGGCGCGGCGGTCGGCGTCGTCGGGTGCCGCGATGGCTCAGGGCGTCGCGGAACTGGCCGAGCAGGCCAGGGCCGACGCCGGGGACGCGGCGGACGCCGCCGCCGAGCGCGCCAATGTGCTGATCGCCGGTCCACTGGGGCTCTGCTACCTGCCGGCATTCGTCTGTCTCGGCATCGTGCCGGTGGTCGCCGGTCTGGCCGGTGACGTGTTCGGGTCCGGGGTGTTCTGA
- the acs gene encoding acetate--CoA ligase, whose translation MTQDTAVPQAYPPPAEFAAQANATAALYQEADADRLDFWRRQGERLSWATPFTEVLDWSNAPFAKWFGDGKLNVAYNCVDRHVEAGNGDRVAIHWEGEPVGDARDITYAQLKDEVSKAANALTALGLVAGDRVAIYMPMVPEAIVAMLACARLGVMHSVVFAGFSATALAARVEDAQAKLVITTDGQYRRGQAASLKSAVDEAVTGQASVEHVLVVKRTGIDVDWTEGRDVWWHEIVDSQSTEHTPEAFDAEQPLFLLYTSGTTGKPKGIVHTSGGFLTQASYSHHNVFDIKADDVYWCTADIGWVTGHTYIVYGPLSNGVTQVVYEGTPTSPNEHRHFDIIEKYGVTIYYTAPTLIRTFMKLGHQIPAAHNLSSLRVLGSVGEPINPEAWRWYREHIGAGTTPIVDTWWQTETGAIMISPLPGVTAAKPGSAMTPLPGISAKIVDDDGNDLVPGADEAEHVTGYLVLDKPWPSMLRGIWGDDERFKDTYWSRFAEQGWYFAGDGARYDADGNIWVLGRIDDVMNISGHRISTAEVESALVGHAGVAEAAVVGATDATTGQAICAFVILKESAHGGPENMIEELRAQVAREISPIAKPREIHVVPELPKTRSGKIMRRLLRDVAEGRDLGDTSTLVDPSVFEAIRASK comes from the coding sequence ATGACACAAGACACCGCTGTGCCACAGGCTTACCCGCCGCCTGCCGAGTTCGCCGCGCAGGCCAATGCCACCGCCGCGCTGTATCAAGAGGCCGACGCCGACCGCCTGGATTTCTGGCGCCGCCAGGGCGAGCGGTTGTCCTGGGCCACCCCGTTCACCGAGGTGCTCGACTGGTCCAATGCGCCCTTCGCCAAGTGGTTCGGTGACGGCAAGCTCAACGTCGCCTACAACTGCGTGGACCGCCACGTCGAGGCCGGCAACGGCGACCGCGTCGCGATCCACTGGGAGGGCGAGCCCGTCGGCGACGCCCGCGACATCACCTACGCCCAGCTCAAGGACGAGGTCAGCAAGGCCGCCAACGCCCTGACCGCCCTGGGCCTGGTCGCCGGCGACCGCGTCGCCATCTACATGCCGATGGTGCCCGAGGCCATCGTGGCGATGCTGGCCTGCGCCCGGCTCGGTGTCATGCACTCGGTCGTCTTCGCCGGTTTCTCGGCCACCGCCCTGGCCGCCCGCGTCGAGGATGCCCAGGCCAAGCTGGTCATCACCACCGACGGGCAGTACCGCCGCGGCCAGGCCGCCTCGCTCAAGTCCGCGGTCGATGAAGCCGTCACCGGCCAGGCGAGCGTCGAGCACGTGCTGGTGGTCAAGCGCACCGGCATCGACGTCGACTGGACCGAGGGCCGCGACGTCTGGTGGCACGAGATCGTCGACTCGCAGTCGACCGAGCACACCCCCGAGGCCTTCGACGCCGAGCAACCGTTGTTCCTGCTGTACACCTCCGGCACCACCGGCAAGCCCAAGGGCATCGTGCACACCAGCGGCGGCTTCCTGACCCAGGCGTCCTACAGCCACCACAACGTCTTCGACATCAAGGCCGACGACGTGTACTGGTGCACCGCCGACATCGGCTGGGTCACCGGGCACACCTACATCGTCTACGGCCCGCTCTCCAACGGCGTCACGCAGGTGGTCTACGAAGGCACCCCCACCTCACCCAACGAGCACCGGCACTTCGACATCATCGAGAAGTACGGCGTCACCATCTACTACACAGCGCCCACGCTGATCCGCACCTTCATGAAGCTGGGCCACCAGATCCCCGCGGCGCACAACCTGTCGAGCCTGCGGGTGCTCGGCTCGGTCGGTGAGCCCATCAACCCCGAGGCCTGGCGCTGGTACCGCGAACACATCGGCGCGGGCACCACGCCCATCGTGGACACGTGGTGGCAGACCGAGACCGGCGCCATCATGATCTCCCCGCTGCCCGGCGTGACCGCCGCCAAGCCCGGCTCGGCCATGACCCCGCTGCCCGGCATCAGCGCCAAGATCGTCGACGACGACGGCAACGACCTGGTCCCCGGCGCCGACGAGGCCGAACACGTCACCGGCTACCTGGTGCTCGACAAGCCGTGGCCGTCGATGCTGCGCGGCATCTGGGGCGACGACGAACGGTTCAAGGACACCTACTGGTCCCGCTTCGCCGAGCAGGGCTGGTACTTCGCCGGTGACGGCGCCCGCTACGACGCCGACGGCAACATCTGGGTCCTGGGCCGCATCGACGACGTCATGAACATCTCGGGCCACCGCATCTCCACCGCCGAGGTCGAGTCCGCACTCGTGGGGCACGCCGGCGTGGCCGAGGCCGCCGTCGTCGGCGCCACCGACGCCACCACCGGCCAGGCCATCTGCGCGTTCGTCATCCTCAAGGAGTCGGCGCACGGCGGTCCGGAGAACATGATCGAGGAACTGCGCGCCCAGGTGGCACGGGAGATCTCCCCCATCGCCAAACCACGCGAAATCCACGTCGTGCCCGAGCTCCCCAAGACGCGTAGCGGCAAGATCATGCGCCGCCTGCTGCGCGACGTCGCCGAAGGCCGCGACCTCGGCGACACCTCCACCCTCGTCGACCCCAGCGTCTTCGAAGCCATCCGCGCCAGCAAGTAG
- the soxR gene encoding redox-sensitive transcriptional activator SoxR gives MVEIKRMGPTDLLTIGEIVKRTGVSASALHFYERKGLIHPERTSGGTRLYPRHLERRIAVIQVAKRLGIPLSEVAEHFQTLPDDRMPSLRDWTRLNKRWRAQLRERQLELERLQSEMDQCIGCGCISLNHCLVINPGDTLAAEGPGARRLLPLDGANPAGAQ, from the coding sequence ATGGTTGAGATCAAGCGCATGGGTCCGACCGACCTCCTGACCATCGGGGAGATCGTGAAGCGGACGGGAGTCTCGGCGTCCGCGCTGCACTTCTATGAGCGAAAAGGGCTGATCCACCCCGAGCGGACGTCGGGCGGGACACGGCTGTACCCACGTCACCTGGAGCGTCGCATCGCCGTCATCCAGGTCGCGAAGCGGCTCGGCATTCCGCTCAGCGAGGTGGCCGAGCACTTTCAGACGCTGCCCGACGACCGGATGCCGTCACTGCGCGACTGGACCAGGCTCAACAAACGGTGGCGGGCGCAATTGCGCGAACGCCAGCTCGAGTTGGAGCGGCTGCAGTCGGAGATGGACCAGTGCATCGGGTGTGGATGCATCTCGCTCAACCACTGTCTGGTCATCAACCCCGGCGACACGCTGGCCGCCGAAGGTCCGGGTGCGCGGCGACTGCTGCCGCTCGACGGAGCGAATCCGGCTGGCGCCCAATAG